The Deinococcus malanensis DNA segment CGCCGCTCAGTTCAAGCACGACACGCTGCACCTCCACGGTGCGGTGCAGGGTCCGGCTGACCCGCACCGTGTCCAGGCGGGCGACGGAGGTGAAGGAGGGTGCAGGCGGGGCCACAGGCGCTGGAGCAGGCGAGACCGGTGGCGCTGGGGCCGGGGTCACCGGCGCGGGAGTGACCGGAGCAGGGGAGACGGGGGCTGCGGCGGTACCACCTGCAACAGGCCGGGTGGGCGGCAACGTCGTGGTCGGCACGCTGGCCGGCGCCCGGAGGTCCAGCAGGTCCGGCGTATCGGCCAGGACGCCGACGTTGAGGGCCAGCAGGGCCTGAAGCGGAACATAGAGGCTGCCCTCGATGATCTGCGGCACCGGCAGTGGAGTGTTCAGGGCAAAGCCCACGGCCCGCCAGCCGGTGTCCGGCGAGTAGCGCAGTTCGCGTCCCCCCATCAGCAGGCGCAGGTCCAGCGGGTCGTTGCGCACGCTGATCCCCAGGCGCGGCAGCGTCCACACCGCCAGCATCTCATGGCCGCCGATAACGCGGGTGCCCACGCTGGCGCTTTGCAGCGCGCCGCCGATGGCCAGTGGCCGGGCCGCCGCTGTGGTCAGCAGCAGGCTGCCGGAAAGCAGCGCCAGCTTCAGAAGCCGGCGCGTGCGGAATGTTGACTCGCCCTTCACGCGGGCGAGTGTAACGCCCGCTCCCTGACAGGCGCATGAGTTTCCGGCGCCTTCAGGTGGATTTCCTCACGCTGGACAACAGGCATGTGACGGTCCTGTATGAAAGTCACTTCTATACTCCGGGGGAGATGATTGAACCTTCACTTGCGCTGTACGGTGACGCCTTTGAACGCGTGGACCAGCATATTCAGGACCTGCTGGTGACCACCGGTGTGCGTTACGGCCTGCTGGTAGACCGCAAGGGCTTCGTGCTCTCTCACAAAGAAGCGCTCTGGGCGCCCCGTCCTCCGGCACTCGACAGCGTGGCCACACTAGTCGCCAGCAACGCTGCGGCCACCGCCGCCCTGGCCAACATGCTGGGCGAGCGCACCTTCAGCGAGCAGATCCACCAGGGCGAGAACGGCACCCTGTACGTCGAGTCGGTCGGCGACTCGGCCCTGCTGACGCTGATCTTCGACGGCAGCGTGCCCCTGGGCAAGGTAAAGGTCTACGCCAAGAAAACCATCGCGCAGCTTGCCGCCATTCTCGAAGAGCTCAAGGATGTGCCCCCCATGCAGCTCACCGATGACTTCAGCAAAGGCGCCAGCGCCCTGCTCGACGACCTGCTGGGCTGACCTTTTTCATACAGGAGTGACTGCATGAGCACCATCAACTTCGCGGCCCGAGAAATCAACTGCAAGATCGTCTACTACGGTCCTGGCATGAGCGGCAAGACCACCAACCTCAAGCACGTCTTTTCCAAGGTGCCCGGCCACCTGCGCGGCGAGATGGTCAGCCTGGCGACAGAAGACGAGCGGACGCTGTTCTTCGACTTCCTGCCGCTGGACCTGGGTACCGTCCAGGGCTTCAAGACCCGCTTTCACCTGTACACCGTGCCGGGACAGGTGTTCTACAACGCCAGCCGCAAGCTGATCCTGCGTGGCGTGGACGGCATTGTGTTCGTGGCGGACAGCGCACCCAACCGCCTGCGCGCCAACGCCGAAAGCATGCGCAACCTGCGTGAGAACCTTGCGGAGCATGGCATCGACGTGCGCGACGTGCCGATCGTGCTGCAGATCAACAAGCGTGACCTGCCTGACGCCCTGTCGGCCGACATGATCCGCGCGGTCGTGGACCCCAAGAAGGAACTGCTGTTGTTCGAGGCGACGGCCCATACCGGCGGCGGCGTGTTCGAGACCCTCAAGACGGTCAGCCGACTGGTCCTTGAGCGCCTGTCCCAGAACAAGTAAGCGCCCACGACACGAAGGGCCCGGACACGTGGTGTGTCCGGGCCCTTCGCCTTCGCCGTTACAGGTCGCGGTTCTCGAACAGCAGCGCGGTAATCAGCCCGAAGCCCAGGGTGTAGATCAGCAGCAGAATCAGCGGCTGGGTCAGGTTGCCCTGCTGCACGTACAGGTTGAGGTGACTGGTCAGCAGGATGCGCTGCAGGCCTTCGGGGAACACCACCAGCAGCCGCATGACGCTCAGGGCCGCGATGGTCGCCAGGGCGGCGGCGGCCGTGTTGATATACAGCACCCCGAACAGCAGGGCCAGCGCGGCAATGGGCATCAGCATCACGCCGGCCAGGAGGCTGCCACGCACGACCTGCCCCAGGGCCGCCGCGCTGCTGAGTTCACCCACGCCCACGAACAGCCCGGGGCCCAGGCCGGTGCCGCCGGTAAAGGAGCCGAATCCCAGTGGAATACCGGCCAGCAGGGCTCCGAGCACGGTACTGGCCACTAGGATAAAGGGGTAGGTCAGCGCCGCAACTAGTTTGCTGAGAATCACGCGGGTGCGGTCCACCGGGCGCAGCAGCAGCGGCGCCAGCGTGCCCTGCGAAACCTCGGCGCCGATCAGTTCGGCGACCGTGACGGCCAGAAACAGTGGAATCAGCGTCTGCACGGCGATCCCCAGGCTGACAGCCGGCAACTGCCAGCCGCTGATGATGCCGATAGGCACCAGCACGTTCAACCGCGGAGCAAAGGCCCACACCAGGGGCAGAAAGAAGGTCACCAGCAGGGCCAGCCTCGCGCTACGCGAGCCCAGCATCTTGCGGAATTCCAGGGACAGGAGGCTCAGCATCGCGCCTCCGCTATGGGGGTCAGCAGGGTCTTCATCAGGGGTGCTCCACGCGTTCGCGGTAGTACTCGTACAGGTCGAACAGGTCCGGGCTGGCCTCGAACACCCGGATGCCCAGGGCACCCAGGTGCGCCAGGGTCTCGGGCACGCGTGAGTCGCTGCCCAGGTGTGCCACGGCATAGGGCGTGCGGGTGCTGGCTTTTTTCACGTAAGGCAGGCGTTCCAGGGCCGCTGCCGCCGCGACCGGATCGTCCACCCGGAAGCGGTAGGCCGACTGCCGGGCCCGAAGGTCCACGTTTTCCACCAGCCGCCCGCCGGTCAGGATGCCCACCGTGTGGGCATAGGTGGCGATTTCCCGCAGGTGGTGGGTACTCAGAACCACCGCACAGCCGCTGGTGGCCATGCTGGTCACGATCCGGTGAATCAGTCCGATGCCCAGCGGGTCCAGGCCGCTGGTGGGCTCGTCCAGAATCAGCACCTTCGGTTCGGCCAGGATGGCGCTGGCCACGCCCAGCCGCTGCCGCTGCCCCAGTGAGAACTCGGCGACCCGCCGGTCGGCCATACGGGTCAGTTCCAGCAGGGCCAGCACCTCGCGGACCCGGGCGCGGGTAACCGGCTGGGCGCCGGGTGCCATGCCGGCCAGACGCGCGTGAATCATCAGGTTCTGGGTTCCCGTGAACTGCCCATAAAAGCGGGCCGGGGCTTCCACCACAGCGCCCAGGTGGGCCCGTGCGTGCACGCCTTCCTTGTGGACACTGCGGCCCAGCAGCCGGACCTCACCCCGGGTAGGGAAGGCCAGGCCAGTGATGGTCCGGATCAGGGTCGTCTTGCCGGCGCCGTTGGGGCCGGTCAGGGCATACACCTCACCGGGGCTGACGGTCAGGTTCACATCTTCCAGAACGGTCTGGGAGCGGTACTTCTTGTACAGCCCCATCACCTCGATGGACGGTTGCGCGGGGGCGCCGGGTGTGGTCACCCGCTCAGCCTAGCCCAAGGGCTTCAGGCTGTCTTTATAATTCCCATCTTTTTCCACGCCCTGCCCATCAGCTGCCGTGGGGCGGCGTGACAAACAGCGGCAGAGAGCTTGGAGGCACGGCCCCCACATCCACAGCCCGGCGGTACAGTTCGCGCACGGCCTGCTCACCCTGTGTGCCTACGTCCAGGCTGAAGGGGTTCACGTACAGGTCGATATGCGCCTGCATGACCTCGTCGGACAGTTCCAGCGCGTGCTGGCGCACATAGCCGCGTGAGGCCTCCGGGTGTGCGTAGGCGTACTCCAGGCTCTGGCGCACCGCCGTGTTGAGGTTCCACTGCAGCTCGCTGGGAAGGTCACGGCGAACCAGAATGGCACCCAGCGGCAGCGGCAGGCCGGTATCCTTCTCCCACCAGGCCCCCAGGTCCAGCTGCTGGTTCAGGCCATATTCGTGGTAGGTAAAGCGCGACTCGTGAATAATCAGCCCGGCGTCCAGTGGCTCACCGTGGTATTGCCCACGGGCCACGGCCGGCATGATCTCGTTGTACCGCATGCGGACCACCTGAACCTCAGGAAAGACCAGCTTCAGCAGCAGCTCGGCCGTGGTCAGGGCCCCCGGAGAAGCCACCCGCCGTCCGTTCAGGTCCTGACCCGCTCCACGCGTCACGATCAGCGGGCCGACGCCGCGCCCGAGAGCTCCACCGGCGCGCAGGGCCACATACTGGTCCATGACTTCGAAATAGGCCCGGTAGCTGATTTTGGTCATGGGCAGCCGGCCGCTCAGGGCCCACTCGTTGAGGGTCTGAACGTCTTCGAGCACCTCCCGGACCGGCAATGGGCCACGTACCAGCCCGGCGTGCAGCGCGTGAAAGATAAAGGTGTCGTTGGGACACAGCGAATAGCCCAGGTCCAGTACAGGGGGCAGGGTGATCGGGTCGGTGGTGCTCATGGACACAGGGTACGCCCCACGCGACGTGTAACCTGCTGTCGTCAGGCCGGACTGGGGTGCCCGCTGGATTCTTCTGCTCCAGGCCAACGCTCGGGTTTACCCTGTGCGGCATGACCCTTCACCGACGGCACGTCTCCACGCTGGTCCTGGCTGCCCTGCTTCTGGGTCCTCCTGCACACGCGGGCGGTGCAGAGGGGTCCCGCCCTCCGCCCTCGACACAGGGGTGCAGGCCCGGATATATCCGCCCGGACTTCGTGACGCTGAACCGTCAGCTGCAGGCGGCCCAGGCGAAGTGGGCCGCCGCAGGACTCCGGAACTACACCTATGACCTGCGTCAGCTGGCGGCGCCGGTGTTGTTTCCGGAGGTCAGGATTACTGTCAGGAACAGCCGTCGGACCAGCCTGAAGCCTGTCCAGGGTGATGTCATGGTAGCCCTGCCCATGACGGCCGGCCCCATGGAAGAGCGCTTTGCCACAGTCCGGCAGACCCTGCGGGCGCAGCAGCAGACCCGGTGTCCGGACCTGAAGCTGCGTTTTGACCCTGCGCTTGGGTATCCCACCCTGGTCTACAGCGGCACGGCGGAAGCCAACGTGGCTGACGGCTACGGCGAGTGGAGCATCCGCCGCCTGCTTCCCCTGCCCTGATAGCGGTACCTACAGCTGTCGAGGGTTCCCACCGTCAACGGCTGTGGGGCGAGTGGAGTTGACGGGAATGCGCTCCTCCCGTCAACAGAACGGAATACCGCATACCGCTGTGAGTGCCGCGTTTCAGTCGCTGCTGGCCAGCGCAGCCCGGGCGGCCTGGGCGTCGAGGTTCAGCTGCGCTGTCAGGGCGTCTAGACCGCTGAACTTCTGCTCGCCGCGCAGGAGCGCAAAGAACTTGACCTGCAGCTCCTGCCCGTACAGGTTGTCCTGATAATCGAACAGGTGAACCTCGAAGCGGCGTTCGCGCCCGTTTACGGTAGGGCGCAGTCCCACGTTGGCCATCCCGGGGCAGGCGTCGAGCCCCTCGCCGGTCACGGTGACGGCAAAGACCCCCAGCGGCAGGGCCTTGCCTTCCGGCACCTGGATGTTCGCGGTGGGCCAGCCGAGCGTGCGCCCCAGCTGATCGCCCTGCACCACCACGCCCTGGGCCTCATAACGGCGGCCCAGCAGGCGGCGGGCACCCGCGACGTCCCCGGCGCGCAGGTATTCGCGGACCCGGGTGCTCTTGATGTCCTCGCCACTCAGGCCGTGAATCGGAACCACCAGCACCTCCGGCGCGACCAGCCGCAGGTCCTCGACCGACCCGGCCCGGCCGCGTCCGAAGTGAAAGTCCTCCCCGACGACGATGGTTCGGGGCCGCAGCAGCCGCAGGTCCTCCAGAAAGGCGTCCTTGGGCCGGGCCGCGAACTCGGTGGTGAAGGACACTGCCACCGTCTCGTCGACGCCGTAGCGGTCCAGCAGATCCAGCTTCTCAGGCAGGGTGGACAGGAATTCCACGCCCTGGGTCAGCACCCGGGTGGGCGGGTCGAAGGTGTAGACCACGCTCGGCACCCGGTGACGCCGGGCCCGCGCCTTGAGCTGCGCGATCAGCGCCTGGTGGCCCAGATGCACGCCATCGAAGGAGCCGATGGCCACCACGGTGGCGGTGTCTGGCCGCTGGGTGGGGGAGACGTAGGTCTTCACCCTCCGGTCCTGGCCAGGTGCGCTGTGGCGTACAGCGCGGCGGTCACCGTGGAGGCGCTTCCCACCAGCGTGCCGTCCCTTAGTCCGTCCAGCACTTTCTGAGGAGCCATCCAGACGATTTCGATCTCCTCATCCTCGTCCTGCGGCAACCGGCTCTCCCGCAGGTTTCGGGCCTCAAAAACATAGAGTTGCTCATCGCAGAAGCCGGGGCTGGAGTAAAAGCGTGTCAGCAGGGTCATGTCGCCGTCCAGACCGGCTTCCTCCTGCAGTTCGCGTCGCGCCGCCTGCTCGGGGGTCTCACCGTCGTCGATCAGGCCCGCGGGAGCCTCCACCGTCATGGCACCGATCGCGCGCCGCTCCTGACGCACCAGCAGCATCTCCTTACGCTCGTTCAGAACCAGGATCGCCACCGCATCGGCGTGGCGCACGACTTCCCATTTGCCATCCAGCAGTTCCAGCTGCACGATGCGGCCCTGGTACACCACCTGCGTCTTCCCACTCATGCCGGCCACTGTAGTGCACCGGCCCGTGAAGGCCGGCGTAAGCCGGGTGGGCTATCGAGAAGGACAGTTCCATCATTCTGGTGAACAAGTTTTCAGGGCTCGGGTGCTCCCGTCATGACCACGTCTACTTCTGCTGCGCCAGCTTGAAATTTATGTTCTTCCCTATGGGGGAAGTCCAGATACCTGAGAAGGAGCCGGTCGCGGTGAGCATCCCCCTGAACGTTCCGGTGATCGGTTTAAGACGTCTCGACGACAGATCGTATTCATTCAGGGTCAGCACACGGTTTCTGACGCGTCCGTACAGATAAAGGCGCGCCTTTGAACTCTGCGCTGACTGATAGAGGTAAGAACCCCAGACCTCGTCATCTGTTCGCCTTAAATCCATACTCAGGATTTGAGCTTGACCAATTGTCCCTGTGAGCTTAAGCGGCTGTGCTTGAGCTTCACGCTCATCGGTCAAGGCGGCATTGGTCAGAATGACCAACTGCAGTGCAGTGGTATTGGTCAGCAAAAGATCATAGTTTGCTTTGCCCAACCGCCACCACATACCCGCAGCATCGATATGACCCGTCAGGGCGCCAACAAGCGGTACTTCCTGAACCGCTTTACGCGACAGGGCACGATCTGAGACCCGGACAGTCAGGCTGCCCAGATTACAACGTACTGCACCCTGGTCCGGGCAGCCTGCCTGCGGACCAAACGACATGGCGTACCCCGCGCCTACTGTGGTGTTGAAGACCCGCATCTGGTAAGGAACGTGCCATAGGGTATGACTAGTGAGTTCAGGCTGAGTCAGAGCGTAGGCAGGTGCAACTGGAGCGATAAGTCGGGCAAGGCCAAATTGAGTCAGGCGGTTGTGCAGCCCTTCTTTGATGAAAGGAATATTTTGAATGACAGCCCCGCCTTTGCCTTCCCATTCCTGATCGGGCCGTAGAGCGGCGGCTGAGAGAAGCGCAACTCCTGCGAGAAGCAATGCCCGTTTCATGGTTTTGGCCTCCACCCGTCAGGGATTGTGGCAACCGCAGCAGGATTCTTGCCGGCAACCTGAAGCAATGGGAGAGTACCCCGTGCATCAATGCCATCGTATACAGCCATATTCCCGACGTAGAACTGTATGGTGCCGGGCATGGTG contains these protein-coding regions:
- the mglB gene encoding GTPase-activating protein MglB, with product MIEPSLALYGDAFERVDQHIQDLLVTTGVRYGLLVDRKGFVLSHKEALWAPRPPALDSVATLVASNAAATAALANMLGERTFSEQIHQGENGTLYVESVGDSALLTLIFDGSVPLGKVKVYAKKTIAQLAAILEELKDVPPMQLTDDFSKGASALLDDLLG
- the mglA gene encoding GTPase MglA, encoding MSTINFAAREINCKIVYYGPGMSGKTTNLKHVFSKVPGHLRGEMVSLATEDERTLFFDFLPLDLGTVQGFKTRFHLYTVPGQVFYNASRKLILRGVDGIVFVADSAPNRLRANAESMRNLRENLAEHGIDVRDVPIVLQINKRDLPDALSADMIRAVVDPKKELLLFEATAHTGGGVFETLKTVSRLVLERLSQNK
- a CDS encoding ABC transporter permease, which codes for MLSLLSLEFRKMLGSRSARLALLVTFFLPLVWAFAPRLNVLVPIGIISGWQLPAVSLGIAVQTLIPLFLAVTVAELIGAEVSQGTLAPLLLRPVDRTRVILSKLVAALTYPFILVASTVLGALLAGIPLGFGSFTGGTGLGPGLFVGVGELSSAAALGQVVRGSLLAGVMLMPIAALALLFGVLYINTAAAALATIAALSVMRLLVVFPEGLQRILLTSHLNLYVQQGNLTQPLILLLIYTLGFGLITALLFENRDL
- a CDS encoding ABC transporter ATP-binding protein gives rise to the protein MTTPGAPAQPSIEVMGLYKKYRSQTVLEDVNLTVSPGEVYALTGPNGAGKTTLIRTITGLAFPTRGEVRLLGRSVHKEGVHARAHLGAVVEAPARFYGQFTGTQNLMIHARLAGMAPGAQPVTRARVREVLALLELTRMADRRVAEFSLGQRQRLGVASAILAEPKVLILDEPTSGLDPLGIGLIHRIVTSMATSGCAVVLSTHHLREIATYAHTVGILTGGRLVENVDLRARQSAYRFRVDDPVAAAAALERLPYVKKASTRTPYAVAHLGSDSRVPETLAHLGALGIRVFEASPDLFDLYEYYRERVEHP
- a CDS encoding 1,4-dihydroxy-6-naphthoate synthase gives rise to the protein MSTTDPITLPPVLDLGYSLCPNDTFIFHALHAGLVRGPLPVREVLEDVQTLNEWALSGRLPMTKISYRAYFEVMDQYVALRAGGALGRGVGPLIVTRGAGQDLNGRRVASPGALTTAELLLKLVFPEVQVVRMRYNEIMPAVARGQYHGEPLDAGLIIHESRFTYHEYGLNQQLDLGAWWEKDTGLPLPLGAILVRRDLPSELQWNLNTAVRQSLEYAYAHPEASRGYVRQHALELSDEVMQAHIDLYVNPFSLDVGTQGEQAVRELYRRAVDVGAVPPSSLPLFVTPPHGS
- a CDS encoding DUF6174 domain-containing protein → MTLHRRHVSTLVLAALLLGPPAHAGGAEGSRPPPSTQGCRPGYIRPDFVTLNRQLQAAQAKWAAAGLRNYTYDLRQLAAPVLFPEVRITVRNSRRTSLKPVQGDVMVALPMTAGPMEERFATVRQTLRAQQQTRCPDLKLRFDPALGYPTLVYSGTAEANVADGYGEWSIRRLLPLP
- the ribF gene encoding riboflavin biosynthesis protein RibF, with the protein product MKTYVSPTQRPDTATVVAIGSFDGVHLGHQALIAQLKARARRHRVPSVVYTFDPPTRVLTQGVEFLSTLPEKLDLLDRYGVDETVAVSFTTEFAARPKDAFLEDLRLLRPRTIVVGEDFHFGRGRAGSVEDLRLVAPEVLVVPIHGLSGEDIKSTRVREYLRAGDVAGARRLLGRRYEAQGVVVQGDQLGRTLGWPTANIQVPEGKALPLGVFAVTVTGEGLDACPGMANVGLRPTVNGRERRFEVHLFDYQDNLYGQELQVKFFALLRGEQKFSGLDALTAQLNLDAQAARAALASSD
- a CDS encoding NUDIX hydrolase, with the protein product MSGKTQVVYQGRIVQLELLDGKWEVVRHADAVAILVLNERKEMLLVRQERRAIGAMTVEAPAGLIDDGETPEQAARRELQEEAGLDGDMTLLTRFYSSPGFCDEQLYVFEARNLRESRLPQDEDEEIEIVWMAPQKVLDGLRDGTLVGSASTVTAALYATAHLARTGG